Proteins from a genomic interval of Methanoplanus endosymbiosus:
- a CDS encoding CoB--CoM heterodisulfide reductase iron-sulfur subunit A family protein: MNEVAVIGAGVAGIQAALDLANHGITVHLIEREPTIGGHMAQLDKTFPTNDCSMCILSPKMVDAERNENIILHTMTEVDYLDGEAGNFTLTLIRQPRYIDPVKCTGCGDCIEACPVEVYNRYDAGLGVRKAIYKPHSQAVPNIVVRDAEHCIECGMCYDVCGPEAVLHTDEDKREEFTINVSAIVVATGFETFNPIEKGSLRYLKIPDVITSLEFERMICASGPTCGKLKKLSDGKTPKSIVFIQCVGSRDIPLRRPYCSCVCCMYAIKNAILLKEKDRSLDIKMLYMDIRAYGKGYEEYYERAKELGIEFIRGIPGEIIDDPKGEITIPVENTETGEILNLNPDLAILSVGMQPAKGAERLADILGLKKDESGFFASPDLKLNPVTSNRPGIYIAGTALSPKDIPDSVMQGEAAAMKAFIDAIKA; the protein is encoded by the coding sequence ATGAATGAAGTTGCTGTAATAGGCGCAGGCGTTGCCGGCATTCAGGCAGCCCTTGACCTTGCAAACCACGGCATAACGGTCCACCTCATAGAGCGTGAGCCTACAATCGGCGGCCACATGGCACAGCTTGACAAGACATTTCCGACAAATGACTGCTCCATGTGCATACTCTCACCAAAGATGGTGGATGCAGAGAGAAATGAGAATATCATCCTGCATACCATGACCGAGGTCGATTACCTCGATGGTGAAGCAGGTAATTTCACCCTCACCCTGATAAGACAGCCGCGTTACATAGACCCTGTAAAATGCACAGGATGCGGCGACTGTATAGAGGCATGTCCTGTTGAGGTTTACAACCGCTATGATGCAGGACTTGGTGTCAGAAAGGCCATCTATAAACCACATTCACAGGCAGTCCCGAATATCGTAGTCAGGGACGCTGAACACTGCATAGAATGCGGCATGTGCTATGATGTATGCGGCCCGGAAGCTGTCCTTCACACAGATGAGGACAAACGTGAGGAGTTCACCATCAATGTATCTGCCATCGTTGTCGCAACCGGATTTGAGACCTTCAATCCCATCGAAAAGGGATCACTCAGGTACCTAAAAATTCCGGATGTGATCACAAGCCTTGAATTTGAGAGGATGATCTGCGCAAGCGGGCCGACATGCGGAAAGCTTAAGAAACTCTCAGACGGAAAAACACCCAAATCCATAGTATTCATTCAGTGTGTGGGATCGAGGGACATACCACTGAGAAGGCCATACTGTTCATGTGTCTGCTGCATGTATGCCATAAAGAATGCAATTCTTCTGAAAGAGAAGGACCGTTCACTTGACATCAAAATGCTCTACATGGACATCAGAGCCTACGGCAAAGGGTATGAAGAGTATTATGAACGGGCAAAGGAACTTGGCATAGAGTTCATACGCGGAATTCCGGGTGAGATAATCGACGACCCAAAAGGTGAGATCACAATTCCGGTTGAGAATACCGAAACCGGGGAGATCCTAAACCTAAATCCTGACCTTGCAATACTTTCAGTCGGAATGCAGCCTGCAAAGGGTGCAGAGAGGCTTGCAGACATTCTCGGCCTGAAGAAAGACGAGAGCGGATTCTTTGCATCTCCCGATCTAAAGTTAAATCCGGTGACATCAAACAGACCTGGCATATACATAGCCGGCACAGCCCTCTCACCAAAAGATATACCTGACAGCGTCATGCAGGGCGAAGCCGCCGCAATGAAGGCATTCATAGATGCCATAAAGGCATAA
- a CDS encoding gamma carbonic anhydrase family protein, producing MSSDTPKNSAEFVAGNATIVGDVTLGENTGIWFGAVLRADSDSITVGDGSNIQDNCVVHVSDKHPVIIGRNVTIGHGAIVHGCTINDRVLVGMGAVILNGAEIGEDTIIGAGAVITENKIIPPGSLVMGVPGKVIKELTEEQKAGIVRNAEVYIALAERYANE from the coding sequence ATGAGTAGTGATACTCCGAAAAACTCTGCTGAATTTGTGGCAGGCAATGCCACAATTGTAGGAGATGTCACCCTTGGGGAGAATACCGGAATATGGTTCGGCGCAGTTCTCAGGGCAGACAGTGATTCAATAACAGTCGGTGACGGTTCAAACATACAGGACAACTGCGTGGTCCATGTATCAGATAAACACCCCGTAATAATAGGAAGAAACGTCACAATAGGCCACGGCGCAATAGTGCACGGCTGCACGATTAATGACAGGGTACTTGTCGGAATGGGGGCAGTAATCCTAAACGGTGCAGAAATAGGTGAAGATACAATAATAGGCGCAGGTGCGGTTATAACCGAGAACAAAATAATCCCTCCCGGATCACTTGTGATGGGAGTCCCCGGAAAAGTGATAAAAGAGCTGACTGAAGAGCAAAAGGCAGGCATTGTCAGAAATGCAGAGGTGTACATCGCCCTTGCAGAGAGGTACGCCAATGAATGA
- a CDS encoding YIP1 family protein, with protein sequence MHEDFPAKLRSFILRPAEAFKNVKDGNFRDAFLYYIILIVIYSVLSGIINYFRLDPVRESLNPALPVETVTYFDILSIFYGIVGWIVLFFLIGIILHPLILIVGGRKGIEQTFKSIAYASTPGFLLGWIPVIGIFFAFYGIFVQIIGISELHEISTKKAAFAAILLITLITGLTIIIGFFLLFAFLTAF encoded by the coding sequence ATGCATGAAGATTTTCCGGCAAAACTCAGGTCATTCATCCTCAGACCTGCAGAAGCATTCAAAAATGTAAAAGACGGAAATTTTAGAGATGCCTTTCTCTACTATATCATATTAATTGTGATATACTCGGTTTTATCCGGAATTATAAACTACTTCAGACTGGATCCTGTAAGGGAGTCACTCAACCCAGCATTACCTGTCGAAACTGTAACATATTTTGACATATTAAGCATCTTCTATGGAATTGTCGGTTGGATTGTTTTATTCTTCTTAATAGGTATCATACTACACCCCCTCATCTTAATTGTAGGCGGAAGAAAAGGTATTGAACAGACATTTAAATCTATTGCATATGCCTCAACACCGGGATTTTTACTTGGATGGATACCTGTAATTGGAATATTTTTTGCTTTCTACGGAATTTTCGTCCAGATAATCGGCATCAGCGAACTTCATGAAATTTCCACAAAAAAAGCAGCATTCGCAGCAATACTGCTAATTACCCTGATAACCGGACTTACAATAATTATAGGTTTTTTTCTTTTATTTGCATTTCTAACAGCGTTTTGA
- a CDS encoding phosphopantetheine adenylyltransferase, whose translation MKVMVGGTFDPLHDGHKKLLSRSFEIAGENGSVTVGLTADGFANRKTHPIRPFEVRKSELTEFLDSAGYRSRYEVEVLNDRFGSALVSDFDALVVSEETFKTGMEINQIRKEKGQKKVDIHQITCVLADDGRWISSTRIWNGEIDNKGHLVNKK comes from the coding sequence ATGAAGGTTATGGTAGGGGGAACTTTTGATCCCCTTCACGATGGTCATAAGAAACTGCTGAGTAGATCTTTTGAGATCGCCGGAGAGAACGGTTCTGTGACAGTCGGACTTACGGCTGATGGTTTTGCAAACAGAAAGACGCATCCAATAAGGCCGTTTGAGGTGAGGAAGTCTGAACTTACGGAGTTTCTGGACTCTGCCGGTTACAGGAGCCGGTATGAGGTTGAGGTCTTAAATGACAGGTTTGGTTCGGCCCTTGTCTCTGACTTTGATGCCCTTGTTGTCAGTGAGGAGACCTTTAAGACCGGAATGGAGATCAATCAGATCAGAAAGGAGAAGGGTCAGAAGAAGGTGGACATTCACCAGATCACCTGTGTGCTGGCTGACGACGGCAGGTGGATCTCAAGCACAAGGATATGGAACGGCGAGATTGACAATAAAGGGCACCTTGTAAATAAAAAATAG
- a CDS encoding YIP1 family protein: MLEDFPEKLKSFILSPTEAFRNIKNGDVGDALVYYVVLLVIYSVLSGIVNYFRIDPIMKVLYSSVPAGTVAIFDIMNIIYGIVGGIVGFFIIGLVLHLFVLIVGGKMGLEQTFKSVAYASTPGFLLGWIPVIGILFAFYGIIVQIIGIRELQEVSTGRATVAVMIPLIILFGLIILAVLFFVFAVVAATGIAA; encoded by the coding sequence ATGTTAGAAGATTTTCCAGAAAAGTTAAAATCATTTATTCTAAGCCCGACTGAGGCATTCAGAAATATCAAAAACGGGGATGTCGGAGATGCTCTCGTCTATTATGTAGTACTGCTTGTAATATACTCGGTTTTATCCGGAATTGTAAACTACTTCAGAATCGATCCAATAATGAAAGTGCTCTACTCAAGTGTCCCTGCCGGAACAGTGGCCATCTTTGACATAATGAACATCATCTACGGAATTGTCGGAGGAATAGTAGGATTTTTCATAATAGGTCTTGTACTGCACCTGTTCGTCCTCATCGTTGGCGGAAAGATGGGTCTTGAGCAGACATTCAAATCCGTAGCATACGCCTCAACACCGGGATTTTTACTCGGATGGATCCCTGTAATCGGAATACTGTTCGCATTCTACGGAATAATTGTCCAGATTATCGGTATCAGGGAGCTTCAGGAAGTCTCAACCGGAAGAGCAACCGTTGCGGTAATGATTCCGCTGATAATACTCTTCGGACTGATCATACTTGCAGTTCTCTTCTTTGTCTTCGCAGTTGTAGCTGCAACAGGCATAGCAGCATAA
- a CDS encoding type II toxin-antitoxin system VapC family toxin, whose product MIILDSTFLIDLIRSQNSVKHKRAMAFLDEILNGDKTVSTTFINVYELYKGAYKTRNIRDSINKINEILRIIVVLDHSDDYYVRFGELSAELEKRGTPIGKYDEIVAAIVLQHGAKIVTNNTKDFARAIPHSEIINH is encoded by the coding sequence ATGATCATCCTTGACAGTACTTTTTTAATTGATTTGATCAGAAGCCAAAACAGTGTTAAGCATAAAAGGGCTATGGCATTCCTTGATGAAATTCTAAATGGGGATAAAACTGTAAGTACTACATTCATAAATGTCTATGAGCTGTATAAGGGCGCCTATAAAACAAGAAATATTAGGGATTCTATAAACAAAATAAATGAAATATTAAGGATTATTGTTGTACTTGATCATTCTGATGATTACTATGTCAGATTTGGAGAACTTTCTGCGGAACTTGAAAAAAGAGGAACACCAATTGGGAAATATGATGAAATTGTAGCTGCCATTGTTCTCCAGCACGGAGCAAAAATTGTTACCAATAACACGAAAGACTTTGCAAGAGCAATCCCACATTCTGAAATAATTAACCATTAA
- a CDS encoding antitoxin VapB family protein: MSSKTVSLSEEAYGRLNKWKKTDDESYSSVILRLIPKVRTSEEFRKALDKIGSISDEDADIMARSVEED, encoded by the coding sequence ATGTCATCTAAAACTGTAAGCCTCTCAGAAGAAGCATATGGGAGATTGAATAAATGGAAAAAAACTGATGATGAGAGCTATTCAAGTGTTATTTTACGATTGATTCCAAAAGTCAGAACATCAGAAGAATTCCGTAAAGCTCTGGACAAAATAGGTTCAATCTCCGATGAAGACGCTGATATAATGGCAAGGAGCGTTGAAGAGGATTAA
- the pyrI gene encoding aspartate carbamoyltransferase regulatory subunit has protein sequence MIGKIPEEGLMIRPIRDGTVIDHIPPGEAFHVLRILGITGTTSECLSVATNVESKVSGCKDIVKISNRELKKEEVDRIALIAPKATINIIRNFRVADKLSVHIPKRLTGVIKCPNPGCISNSDEPIPSKFKVENGTLRCHYCDNVITRDIVSYII, from the coding sequence ATGATCGGGAAAATACCTGAAGAGGGCCTTATGATACGCCCAATCCGTGACGGGACTGTCATCGATCATATCCCTCCCGGAGAGGCCTTCCATGTCTTACGGATTCTTGGTATAACCGGCACAACATCTGAGTGCCTCTCTGTTGCGACCAATGTGGAGAGCAAGGTTTCGGGCTGCAAGGATATAGTCAAGATCTCAAACCGGGAACTTAAGAAAGAAGAGGTTGACAGGATAGCCCTTATTGCGCCAAAAGCCACGATAAATATTATAAGGAATTTCAGGGTTGCTGACAAACTCAGTGTGCATATTCCAAAGAGGCTTACCGGCGTTATAAAATGCCCGAATCCCGGATGTATATCAAATTCGGACGAACCAATACCAAGCAAATTTAAGGTTGAGAACGGAACTCTCAGATGCCACTACTGTGACAATGTGATTACAAGGGATATTGTCAGTTATATTATATAA
- the pyrB gene encoding aspartate carbamoyltransferase, producing MHHIISIKDFGREDIDSLLDKAEEIHKKGSYKRTLDGKIAAMLFFEPSTRTRMSFTSALNRLGGVAITVDSVEGSSISKGETLSDTIRVVSSYVDVIILRHPKEGAARMASEFSSVPVINAGDGAGQHPSQTLLDLYTIRENMPLDGIDVGLLGDLRYGRTAHSLACALTNYEAVLHTIAPPGLEMPESLMNDLREKGLEIIEHESLESAVKELDVLYATRIQRERFPDSASFSSIANSYRITPEILEGVRENLILMHPLPRAGEIDPAVDNLPYAKYFRQAENGIPVRMAMLEETIL from the coding sequence ATGCATCATATTATCTCAATTAAGGATTTTGGAAGAGAGGATATAGACTCTCTTCTGGACAAAGCGGAAGAGATTCATAAAAAAGGGAGCTATAAAAGAACCCTTGACGGAAAAATTGCCGCAATGCTGTTTTTTGAACCGAGTACAAGAACAAGAATGTCCTTTACGTCAGCGTTAAACCGCCTTGGCGGGGTTGCAATAACGGTTGACAGCGTTGAGGGCAGTTCGATCTCAAAGGGGGAGACGCTCTCAGATACAATCAGGGTCGTCAGCAGTTATGTGGACGTGATAATTCTTCGGCATCCAAAGGAGGGGGCGGCAAGGATGGCATCTGAGTTCTCATCCGTTCCTGTCATCAATGCAGGTGACGGAGCAGGGCAGCATCCCTCACAGACTCTTCTGGATCTCTACACCATAAGGGAGAATATGCCGCTTGACGGCATTGATGTCGGCCTGCTCGGCGACTTAAGGTACGGGCGAACGGCCCATTCCCTCGCATGTGCTCTTACAAACTATGAGGCTGTCCTGCATACAATAGCACCGCCGGGACTTGAGATGCCTGAAAGCCTGATGAACGACCTGAGAGAGAAGGGACTTGAGATCATTGAGCACGAGAGCCTTGAATCTGCTGTTAAGGAGCTTGATGTACTCTATGCCACACGAATACAGCGTGAGAGATTCCCCGATTCGGCAAGTTTTTCAAGCATTGCAAATTCATACCGGATCACTCCGGAAATTCTTGAAGGTGTGAGGGAGAATCTCATACTTATGCACCCTCTTCCCCGTGCAGGAGAGATTGATCCTGCGGTTGACAACCTGCCCTATGCGAAATATTTCAGGCAGGCTGAGAACGGAATTCCGGTCAGGATGGCCATGCTTGAGGAGACGATATTATGA
- a CDS encoding protein-L-isoaspartate carboxylmethyltransferase, translating to MIEENDRILLCGKKREYFVTAGEGRFSTDKGILELTELVGKKAGDEITTHLGDPFRIKIPRPTDFFSYAKRTGAPMLPKDIGLVIAYTGMNHKDRVLDAGTGSAIAAIYFGGIAESVVTWEQREEFASVCQKNISDAGLCNVEVKTGDVLEEKGVFDIVHHDLTITPEHIVHAHECLKPGGYLAAYTPFLEHTFTVMDTAEGLFSEVICHETIGRELTRTKRGTRPSTRVCHSGYITVCRK from the coding sequence ATGATAGAAGAAAATGACCGCATACTTCTCTGCGGAAAGAAGAGAGAGTACTTTGTCACCGCAGGAGAGGGCAGGTTTTCAACAGACAAGGGAATTCTGGAACTTACCGAACTTGTTGGTAAGAAAGCCGGAGATGAAATAACAACACATCTCGGCGATCCCTTCAGGATCAAGATTCCACGCCCGACTGACTTTTTTTCATATGCAAAACGGACAGGTGCTCCGATGCTTCCAAAGGATATCGGGCTTGTCATCGCATATACGGGAATGAACCATAAGGATCGGGTGCTTGATGCAGGCACAGGCAGTGCCATTGCAGCCATCTACTTTGGCGGCATTGCAGAGAGCGTTGTTACATGGGAACAGAGGGAGGAGTTTGCCTCTGTATGCCAAAAGAACATCAGCGATGCAGGACTTTGCAATGTTGAAGTCAAAACCGGAGATGTGCTTGAGGAGAAGGGAGTTTTTGACATAGTTCATCATGACCTCACCATCACCCCGGAGCATATTGTCCATGCCCATGAATGTTTAAAACCGGGCGGTTACCTTGCGGCATATACGCCGTTTCTTGAGCATACATTCACTGTGATGGATACAGCAGAAGGTCTCTTCTCTGAAGTCATATGCCATGAGACAATAGGGCGCGAACTTACACGGACAAAGAGAGGCACAAGGCCGTCAACGCGGGTCTGCCATTCCGGCTACATCACAGTCTGCCGGAAGTAA
- a CDS encoding nascent polypeptide-associated complex protein, whose amino-acid sequence MIPGVNPRQMKAMMKKLGMKSEDIEDVEKVVIYTKSGNYVFDNAEIVATTMQGMTTYQINGNPRFEEGEVEIPQEDITLVSEQAQVGKDEAKEALKASGGDIAEAIIKLSE is encoded by the coding sequence ATGATTCCAGGTGTAAATCCAAGACAGATGAAGGCAATGATGAAGAAACTCGGCATGAAATCCGAAGATATTGAGGATGTCGAGAAGGTTGTCATTTATACAAAATCAGGCAATTACGTCTTTGACAATGCTGAGATCGTTGCAACCACCATGCAGGGCATGACAACATACCAGATCAATGGCAATCCAAGATTTGAAGAGGGCGAGGTTGAGATTCCACAGGAAGACATCACACTTGTGAGCGAACAGGCACAGGTCGGCAAAGACGAAGCTAAAGAGGCCCTAAAGGCATCAGGCGGCGACATCGCCGAGGCAATAATCAAACTCTCAGAATAA
- a CDS encoding PUA domain-containing protein: MSIESSENSHLRRARAIASFQFGRGAGEALFPDECTFKLSSTKRIRYIMLNKERLATVRAGDGRLTLSREGAKRMYSFLDAPSYRVTVLTEIEEFIIKGKNAMAKHVTSADPGIRSGDEVLVCNEEGEFLGTGSAILCGKEMAAFNYGVAVQIRKGS, encoded by the coding sequence ATGTCAATAGAATCCTCAGAGAACAGTCATCTTAGAAGGGCAAGGGCAATCGCCTCCTTCCAGTTTGGACGGGGCGCAGGAGAAGCGCTTTTTCCTGATGAATGCACATTTAAGCTTTCATCAACGAAGAGAATACGCTACATAATGCTGAATAAAGAGAGACTTGCCACAGTCAGGGCCGGAGACGGAAGACTGACTCTAAGCAGGGAAGGGGCAAAGAGGATGTACAGCTTTCTCGATGCTCCTTCCTACAGAGTAACTGTCCTCACTGAAATTGAGGAGTTCATCATTAAAGGCAAAAATGCAATGGCAAAGCATGTGACATCTGCCGATCCCGGCATACGGTCCGGAGATGAAGTGCTCGTCTGCAATGAGGAAGGTGAATTCCTCGGAACAGGAAGCGCAATACTCTGCGGAAAAGAGATGGCTGCATTCAACTACGGCGTTGCCGTACAGATAAGAAAAGGAAGCTGA
- a CDS encoding single-stranded-DNA-specific exonuclease RecJ, translating to MGLYRDAQEAAEKIKEAESATIISHIDADGIASEAVMRQAISREAIDVKSVFVRQLEPLTMKHVPEDDSLKVFIDLGAGQQNLLEERGLSEDEVIIIDHHISQDVDTSYFQVNGLNYGYEKLSAAGLGYFVAKKMDDNNTDLAKIAVVGNVGDMMAREHCGLIGPARDIVEDGVMRGNIIVKENELNCYGISTRPLHFCLSYSDDPYIPGITNNAREAENLLRYDAGIDIKKRNGKWVVWEDLNPEEKRSIISRLALRLYDAGEPTDRLMAEHYIFPDEFRYSPLRNASEFATMLNACGRWVKPKTGSAVCCGDRGEAYRESEYMLRHHRKIIREMMEYIIDNGVTELSHLQYLHVGDKFPDTIVGIGAGMALSKLNWRLPIMILCYLRDENEDGKDYDDVVKVSMRTNDRMVREGVDLQAALQIASEEVGGGGGGHKIAAGAYIPRSAEGEFAENVNRILREQSS from the coding sequence ATGGGTCTATACAGGGATGCACAGGAAGCGGCAGAAAAAATAAAAGAGGCGGAATCAGCCACAATAATATCACATATAGACGCTGACGGCATTGCAAGCGAGGCAGTGATGCGCCAGGCGATATCACGCGAGGCGATTGATGTAAAATCAGTCTTTGTAAGGCAGCTTGAACCACTTACCATGAAGCATGTGCCTGAAGACGACAGCCTGAAGGTATTCATCGATCTCGGCGCAGGCCAGCAGAACCTCCTTGAAGAGAGGGGGCTGTCTGAAGATGAAGTGATAATCATTGACCACCACATATCACAGGATGTGGACACGTCATATTTCCAGGTGAACGGCTTAAATTACGGCTATGAAAAGCTCTCAGCCGCAGGACTGGGTTACTTCGTTGCAAAGAAGATGGACGACAACAATACTGACCTTGCAAAGATTGCAGTAGTCGGCAATGTCGGCGATATGATGGCAAGGGAACACTGCGGACTCATAGGCCCTGCAAGGGACATTGTCGAAGACGGAGTGATGCGTGGCAATATAATTGTCAAAGAAAATGAGCTTAACTGCTATGGAATATCCACAAGACCGCTTCACTTCTGCCTCTCATACTCAGATGACCCCTATATTCCGGGCATAACCAACAATGCACGTGAGGCTGAAAACCTGCTCAGGTACGATGCCGGCATTGATATTAAAAAGAGAAACGGAAAATGGGTAGTCTGGGAGGATTTAAATCCGGAAGAGAAGAGAAGTATCATTTCAAGGCTTGCACTGAGACTGTATGATGCCGGTGAACCGACAGACAGGCTGATGGCTGAGCATTACATATTCCCTGACGAGTTCAGATATTCTCCGCTCAGAAACGCCTCGGAGTTTGCCACCATGCTCAACGCATGCGGAAGGTGGGTAAAGCCAAAGACCGGCAGTGCAGTATGCTGCGGTGACCGGGGGGAGGCATACAGGGAGAGCGAGTACATGCTCAGACACCACAGAAAGATCATCCGCGAGATGATGGAGTATATCATCGACAACGGAGTCACCGAACTCTCACACCTCCAGTACCTCCATGTAGGGGACAAATTTCCGGATACGATTGTCGGCATAGGTGCGGGAATGGCCCTCTCAAAACTAAACTGGCGGCTTCCGATAATGATTCTATGCTACCTCAGGGACGAAAATGAGGACGGCAAGGATTACGACGATGTCGTAAAGGTATCCATGCGCACCAATGACAGAATGGTGAGGGAAGGAGTCGATCTTCAGGCCGCACTTCAGATCGCATCAGAAGAAGTCGGCGGCGGAGGCGGAGGGCATAAAATAGCTGCCGGCGCATATATACCAAGAAGTGCAGAAGGGGAATTTGCAGAAAATGTCAATAGAATCCTCAGAGAACAGTCATCTTAG
- a CDS encoding NAD(P)H-hydrate dehydratase, which yields MTDISNSEGLCGSLREFRRIGVVSPGRMRAVDKNAMALGVPGLSLMESAGKSLAGVVMEYDPEKVLILCGSGNNGGDGFVAARYLQHLCDVDLLYYSSGNMTPDAEANLKALAYCGVSVHRIRCPGDLIPAESLFAKADVIVDAILGTGARKGLSEPYLSMVRLADSVGAVNISADVPTEGFNADRIIGFHLPKSAESECVNIGIPLDAEIFTGPGDLTLIPAKKSSAHKGAGGNVLVIGGGPYQGAPYLAALSALRGGADIVRVASPCMMQYPDLIVRPLGGGVISGEHTEELISLGEKSDCVICGCGLGDKSHDIIREIAPYFRKVVFDADALHLPLPLGADTIITPHAGEFQRISGHIPPQDLYSRAVSVRDFAGGAKGRLTVLLKGATDVISDGDSVRFSRTGSPAMTKGGTGDVLAGLTGALFSRMDAFDAASVSAWINGMAGEVVAGLYQNGLLASDIIDKIPEIMNMEI from the coding sequence ATGACTGATATAAGTAATTCTGAAGGACTGTGCGGCAGTTTAAGGGAGTTCAGACGGATCGGGGTAGTCTCCCCCGGAAGAATGAGGGCGGTTGATAAAAATGCCATGGCACTTGGTGTGCCTGGTCTCTCTCTTATGGAGAGTGCCGGAAAGAGCCTTGCCGGGGTTGTTATGGAATACGATCCCGAAAAAGTGCTGATCCTCTGCGGCAGCGGGAATAATGGGGGGGATGGTTTTGTGGCCGCACGATATCTCCAGCATCTCTGCGATGTAGATCTGCTGTATTACAGTTCCGGAAATATGACTCCGGATGCAGAGGCCAACTTAAAGGCGCTCGCATACTGTGGTGTGTCTGTTCACAGGATCAGATGCCCCGGAGATCTGATCCCGGCTGAGTCTCTCTTTGCAAAAGCCGATGTTATTGTCGATGCAATACTTGGTACAGGTGCGAGAAAGGGCCTTAGTGAGCCTTATCTATCAATGGTCAGGCTGGCGGATTCGGTGGGTGCAGTTAATATCTCTGCCGATGTTCCGACTGAAGGGTTTAATGCTGACCGGATAATCGGGTTTCACCTGCCCAAAAGCGCTGAATCAGAATGTGTAAATATAGGCATCCCGCTTGATGCCGAAATATTCACAGGTCCTGGTGATCTGACTCTGATTCCTGCGAAGAAGAGCAGTGCACATAAAGGTGCAGGCGGGAATGTGCTGGTGATCGGCGGCGGGCCGTACCAGGGTGCGCCGTACCTTGCGGCGCTATCTGCTCTGAGGGGCGGGGCTGACATTGTCCGTGTCGCAAGCCCCTGCATGATGCAGTATCCTGATCTCATTGTCAGGCCGTTGGGCGGCGGGGTAATTTCAGGGGAGCATACCGAAGAACTGATCTCCCTTGGTGAAAAATCGGACTGCGTTATCTGCGGCTGTGGGCTTGGTGATAAGAGCCACGATATAATCCGGGAGATTGCGCCGTACTTCAGAAAAGTTGTCTTTGATGCCGATGCCTTACATCTCCCGCTGCCTCTGGGCGCAGATACCATAATAACGCCCCATGCCGGTGAATTTCAGCGGATTTCCGGTCATATCCCTCCGCAGGACCTCTATTCCAGGGCAGTTTCAGTCCGGGATTTTGCCGGAGGTGCAAAGGGCAGACTTACAGTCCTTCTAAAGGGCGCGACTGATGTCATCTCTGACGGCGATTCTGTCCGTTTCAGCCGGACCGGCTCTCCGGCTATGACAAAGGGCGGCACGGGTGACGTGCTTGCCGGGCTTACAGGCGCTCTCTTCAGCCGTATGGATGCCTTTGACGCGGCATCTGTTTCGGCGTGGATTAACGGAATGGCGGGTGAGGTAGTGGCCGGACTATATCAAAACGGACTTTTAGCATCGGATATTATTGATAAAATACCGGAAATAATGAATATGGAGATTTAA
- the moaC gene encoding cyclic pyranopterin monophosphate synthase MoaC, giving the protein MPEFTHIENDRASMVDISEKKDVSRQATAGGRIYLRPETLDAIKNGAVIKGNVLSTARVAGIMAAKHTSTLIPMCHPIPVSSVSIDFEFGEENCIEAKCTAKTFGSTGIEMEALTGVSVALLTVWDMVKSAEKDENGQYPETGIEDVHVIEKIKG; this is encoded by the coding sequence ATGCCTGAATTTACACACATAGAAAACGATCGTGCAAGCATGGTCGATATATCAGAGAAGAAGGACGTATCAAGGCAGGCTACAGCCGGCGGCAGGATCTACCTCCGTCCTGAAACGCTTGATGCGATAAAGAACGGCGCTGTTATCAAGGGCAATGTCCTTTCCACAGCAAGGGTTGCCGGTATTATGGCGGCCAAGCATACCTCAACACTTATTCCTATGTGCCACCCGATTCCTGTAAGTTCAGTCTCAATTGACTTTGAATTTGGTGAGGAGAACTGTATTGAGGCGAAGTGCACTGCAAAGACTTTTGGGAGTACGGGCATTGAGATGGAAGCGCTCACCGGAGTTTCGGTTGCGCTCCTCACGGTGTGGGATATGGTAAAGTCGGCCGAGAAAGACGAAAACGGCCAGTATCCTGAAACCGGAATTGAGGATGTTCACGTAATTGAGAAAATTAAGGGATAG